From a region of the Methanolinea sp. genome:
- a CDS encoding excinuclease ABC subunit C, whose translation MNAPSSLPHAPGCYLFMDGDGGVLYVGKAKDLNRRVASYFRRSGHEQKTAMMLSAATALDFIITGSEVEALILENTLIKKHQPRFNINLRDAKQYAYIELTAEPFPAIRIARKAVGDGQFFGPFVSAAERDYIRDVVRKTFRLRTCRKLPKRACLRYHIHTCSAPCIGEVTGERYDDAVRKASLVLKGKTGELLACLREEMGEAAASEQFEQALMLRDQIRALERLSERQDIARRKRGDEDIINYAVHAGTVHLMLFNVFRGTLGNKSEYSFDWHPDFLEEFLVQYYSENPVPSEVVIPDPAGDSIGEFLAVRKGGKVTVTVPKMGAKKRLLDLVATNIEAVSLGGHAKILELQEALTLDSPPSVIECFDISHLSGSSVVGAMVRFRDGRPDKKGYRRFRIRTIDRIDDPASIAEVVRRRYTRLVKEGGELPDLILIDGGRTQMHAAQGELNALGLGVPVIALAKKNEEIYIPGRAFPLPVSKKEKGSLYLQEIRDEAHRFAIAYHRLLRKKEAVP comes from the coding sequence ATGAACGCTCCATCGTCCCTCCCGCATGCTCCCGGTTGTTACCTCTTTATGGACGGTGATGGCGGGGTCCTGTACGTGGGCAAGGCAAAAGACCTGAACAGGCGGGTGGCAAGCTACTTCCGGAGGAGCGGGCACGAACAGAAGACCGCGATGATGCTATCCGCCGCAACAGCGCTCGACTTCATCATCACCGGATCCGAGGTCGAAGCCCTCATCCTCGAAAATACCCTGATCAAGAAACACCAGCCACGGTTCAACATCAACCTGCGGGATGCAAAACAGTACGCGTATATCGAACTGACCGCCGAGCCCTTTCCTGCCATCAGGATTGCCAGGAAGGCGGTTGGGGATGGTCAGTTCTTTGGTCCCTTCGTCTCGGCTGCCGAACGTGACTATATCCGCGATGTTGTGCGCAAGACCTTTCGCCTGCGGACCTGCAGGAAGCTCCCGAAACGGGCCTGCCTCCGCTATCATATCCATACCTGCAGCGCACCGTGTATCGGTGAGGTGACCGGGGAACGGTATGACGATGCCGTCCGGAAAGCCTCGCTGGTCCTGAAGGGGAAGACAGGGGAGCTCCTGGCCTGCCTCCGGGAAGAAATGGGAGAAGCTGCGGCATCAGAGCAGTTCGAGCAGGCCCTCATGCTCCGGGACCAGATACGGGCGCTCGAACGCCTATCCGAGCGGCAGGATATCGCCCGGAGAAAGAGAGGTGACGAAGACATCATCAACTATGCCGTCCATGCAGGGACCGTCCACCTCATGCTCTTCAACGTGTTCAGAGGGACGCTCGGGAACAAGAGTGAGTATTCCTTCGACTGGCACCCTGATTTTCTCGAAGAGTTCCTGGTCCAGTACTACTCCGAGAACCCGGTCCCGTCAGAGGTGGTTATCCCGGACCCTGCCGGTGATTCGATCGGGGAGTTCCTCGCGGTGAGGAAGGGAGGGAAGGTGACCGTCACCGTCCCGAAGATGGGAGCCAAAAAACGCCTCCTCGACCTGGTTGCCACAAATATCGAGGCCGTATCCCTGGGCGGCCACGCAAAGATCCTCGAGCTCCAGGAAGCCCTCACCCTTGACTCTCCTCCTTCAGTCATCGAATGTTTCGATATCTCACATCTTTCAGGTTCATCGGTTGTGGGGGCAATGGTCAGGTTCAGGGACGGCAGGCCGGACAAGAAGGGTTACCGGCGGTTCCGGATCAGGACCATCGATCGAATCGATGACCCGGCTTCGATTGCTGAAGTGGTCAGGCGGCGATATACCCGCCTGGTGAAGGAAGGCGGTGAACTTCCCGATCTCATCCTCATCGATGGAGGAAGAACCCAGATGCATGCTGCACAAGGCGAGCTGAATGCCCTCGGCCTTGGTGTCCCGGTCATTGCCCTCGCCAAGAAAAACGAGGAGATTTACATTCCTGGACGGGCATTCCCCCTCCCTGTCTCGAAGAAAGAGAAGGGGTCCCTCTACCTCCAGGAGATCCGGGATGAGGCCCACCGGTTCGCCATTGCCTACCACCGGCTGCTGCGTAAAAAGGAGGCGGTCCCATGA